A single region of the Azospirillum fermentarium genome encodes:
- a CDS encoding AMP nucleosidase — EFFDLPDLSRTDDTIVNGTWTIGPDGERPLAFFTAPRVDFSLHRLRHYTATAPDDFQNFVLFTNYQFYVDEFIRLGRILMAGTDDPAQAAYRRQYDRFVEPWGVVTGNRNLGAAPPAPADAGAPPHRLPQMPAYHLTRPDGNGITLVNIGVGPSNAKTITDHIAVLRPHAWIMLGHCAGLRHTQRLGDYVLAHGYVRDDHVLDADLPVWVPVPALAEVQRALETAVERVTGLSGYDLKSIMRTGTVATIDNRNWELRDHREPVERFNQSRAIALDMESATIAANGFRFRVPYGTLLCVSDKPLHGELKLPGMADHFYRERVDQHLKIGVLAMELLRENGMETLHSRKLRSFAEAAFQ, encoded by the coding sequence GGAATTCTTCGACCTGCCCGACCTGTCCCGCACCGACGACACCATCGTCAACGGCACCTGGACCATCGGCCCCGACGGCGAACGGCCGCTGGCGTTCTTCACCGCCCCGCGGGTGGATTTCTCGCTGCACCGGCTGCGCCACTACACCGCCACCGCACCGGACGATTTCCAGAACTTCGTGCTGTTCACCAACTACCAGTTCTATGTGGACGAGTTCATCCGCCTGGGCCGCATCCTGATGGCCGGGACGGACGACCCGGCCCAGGCCGCCTACCGCCGGCAATACGACCGCTTCGTGGAGCCGTGGGGGGTGGTGACCGGCAACCGCAATCTGGGCGCAGCCCCGCCCGCCCCCGCCGATGCCGGCGCCCCGCCCCACCGGCTGCCGCAGATGCCGGCCTACCATCTGACCCGGCCCGACGGCAACGGCATCACCCTGGTCAACATCGGCGTCGGCCCGTCGAACGCCAAGACCATCACCGACCACATCGCCGTGCTGCGGCCCCACGCCTGGATCATGCTGGGCCATTGCGCCGGGCTGCGCCACACCCAGCGGCTGGGCGATTACGTGCTGGCCCACGGCTATGTGCGCGACGACCACGTGCTCGATGCCGACCTGCCGGTGTGGGTGCCGGTGCCGGCGCTGGCCGAGGTGCAGCGGGCGCTGGAAACCGCGGTGGAGCGGGTGACCGGCCTGTCGGGCTATGACCTGAAAAGCATCATGCGCACCGGCACCGTCGCCACCATCGACAACCGCAACTGGGAACTGCGCGACCACCGCGAGCCGGTGGAACGTTTCAACCAGAGCCGGGCCATCGCGCTGGACATGGAATCGGCGACCATCGCCGCCAACGGCTTCCGCTTCCGCGTGCCCTACGGCACGCTGCTGTGCGTGTCGGACAAGCCGCTGCACGGGGAACTGAAGCTGCCCGGCATGGCCGACCACTTCTACCGCGAGCGGGTGGACCAGCACCTCAAGATCGGGGTGCTGGCCATGGAGCTTTTGCGGGAGAATGGGATGGAGACGCTGCATTCGCGCAAGCTGCGCAGCTTTGCCGAGGCGGCGTTCCAATGA
- a CDS encoding oxepin-CoA hydrolase, alternative type — protein sequence MAEVIEERRGRVMVLTMHDPATRNALGLEIFLKAADAFHRAAHDPDVGAVVLAGSDGAFCSGGNLKNLAALNGGDPSTTRQAVEHLHTWIRMMRDCPKPVVAAVEGVAAGAGVSIALACDLIVSAAEARFVLAYVKVGLSPDGGATAFLSQVMPRHLAAQLALEGDTLTAERLHALGVVNAVVPPGAALDAAVERAARLAAGPQGAQASIKKLLEDAYAGHLHAQLDREADTFTRNLHSADCAEGVKAFFEKRPPRFNG from the coding sequence ATGGCCGAAGTGATCGAGGAACGGCGCGGACGGGTGATGGTGCTGACCATGCACGACCCGGCCACCCGCAACGCGCTGGGGCTGGAGATTTTCCTGAAAGCCGCCGACGCTTTCCACCGTGCCGCCCACGACCCGGATGTGGGGGCGGTGGTGCTGGCCGGGTCCGACGGGGCCTTCTGCAGCGGCGGCAACCTGAAGAATCTGGCCGCCCTCAACGGCGGCGACCCGTCCACCACCCGCCAGGCGGTGGAGCACCTGCACACCTGGATCCGCATGATGCGCGACTGCCCCAAGCCGGTGGTGGCGGCGGTCGAAGGGGTGGCGGCGGGGGCCGGCGTGTCCATCGCGCTGGCCTGCGACCTGATCGTGTCGGCGGCGGAGGCGCGCTTCGTGCTGGCGTACGTCAAGGTGGGCCTCAGCCCCGACGGCGGGGCGACGGCGTTCCTGTCCCAGGTGATGCCGCGCCATCTGGCGGCCCAACTGGCGCTGGAAGGCGACACGCTGACCGCGGAACGGCTGCACGCCCTGGGCGTGGTCAACGCCGTGGTGCCGCCGGGGGCCGCCCTGGACGCGGCGGTGGAGCGTGCCGCCCGTCTGGCCGCCGGCCCGCAAGGCGCCCAGGCGTCCATCAAGAAGCTGCTGGAGGACGCCTACGCCGGCCATCTCCACGCCCAGCTGGACCGGGAAGCGGACACCTTCACCCGCAACCTGCACAGCGCCGACTGCGCCGAAGGGGTGAAGGCGTTCTTCGAAAAGCGGCCCCCGCGCTTCAACGGGTGA
- a CDS encoding LrgB family protein, which yields MSTASLHDVWVYLAASPLTGLTATLVAYQAGTWLSARCGGHPLANPVLVAVVLLVAGLAASGIDYRTYFAGAQFVHFLLGPATVALAVPLYSQIRAIRRAAGAMTAALLAGAVTSAVGVVVLGRALGASEQTVLSLAPKSATTPIAMGVAERIGGLPSLTAVFVILTGIIGATLGGWALRLGGVRAARDVGFALGTAAGGIGTARAFQHSETAGAFSGLAMGLCGLATAVLVPLLNGVMW from the coding sequence ATGAGCACGGCCAGTCTGCACGACGTGTGGGTTTATCTGGCGGCCAGCCCGCTGACCGGGCTGACGGCGACCCTGGTGGCCTATCAGGCGGGGACGTGGCTGTCGGCCCGCTGCGGCGGGCACCCGCTGGCCAACCCGGTGCTGGTGGCGGTGGTGCTGCTGGTGGCCGGGCTGGCGGCCAGCGGCATCGATTACCGCACCTATTTCGCGGGCGCGCAGTTCGTCCATTTCCTGCTGGGGCCGGCGACGGTGGCGCTGGCGGTGCCGCTCTACAGCCAGATCCGCGCCATCCGCCGGGCTGCAGGGGCGATGACCGCGGCGCTGCTGGCCGGGGCCGTGACCTCCGCCGTGGGGGTGGTGGTGCTGGGGCGGGCCCTGGGGGCGTCGGAACAGACGGTGCTGTCGCTGGCGCCCAAATCCGCCACCACTCCCATCGCCATGGGTGTGGCCGAGCGCATCGGCGGGCTGCCGTCGCTGACCGCGGTGTTCGTGATCCTGACCGGCATCATCGGCGCCACGCTGGGCGGGTGGGCGCTGCGGCTGGGCGGGGTGCGGGCGGCTCGCGACGTGGGCTTCGCGCTCGGCACCGCGGCGGGGGGAATCGGCACCGCCCGCGCGTTTCAGCACAGCGAGACGGCGGGCGCCTTCTCCGGTCTGGCCATGGGGCTGTGCGGGCTGGCCACGGCGGTGCTGGTGCCGCTGTTGAATGGGGTGATGTGGTGA
- a CDS encoding CidA/LrgA family protein: MIAWITVLLACQLAGEGTALLLGLPVPGPVIGMVLLFIGLSVRGGVPEGLRDAAGGLLRHLSLLFVPAGAGVAAHVARLEGEALPIAAALVLSTLAALLATGWVMRILGGRSES; the protein is encoded by the coding sequence ATGATCGCCTGGATCACGGTGTTGCTGGCCTGCCAGTTGGCGGGGGAGGGGACGGCGCTGCTGCTGGGCCTGCCGGTGCCGGGGCCGGTGATCGGCATGGTTCTGCTGTTCATCGGCCTGTCGGTGCGCGGCGGCGTGCCCGAGGGCCTGCGCGACGCGGCGGGTGGGCTGCTGCGGCACCTGTCGCTGCTGTTCGTGCCGGCGGGGGCCGGTGTCGCCGCCCACGTGGCCCGGCTGGAGGGGGAGGCGCTGCCCATCGCCGCCGCCCTGGTGCTGAGCACGCTGGCCGCCCTTCTGGCGACGGGATGGGTGATGCGGATCCTGGGTGGAAGGAGCGAGTCATGA